One part of the Eucalyptus grandis isolate ANBG69807.140 chromosome 10, ASM1654582v1, whole genome shotgun sequence genome encodes these proteins:
- the LOC104421512 gene encoding F-box protein At-B, which produces MNYRTLEGFLGPHIRELNLLCCSAMPPSALGSIGRKCPNLMVLVLEWAERGSYDEFTGNFHQMLSCCAYLESLCLKIRGVEGPEYAFSSGIWPKSIKVLKLQPALEDDVISLVKEIARNENWPEVIKFPSLPSTCLLQSLSLHVRTISDKLVTTIAESMPCLLELELEDRPWKDPLPHGDLTNVGIQSLGSCDQLKSLSLSRNRQNCQTSFKRVNDMGIFLLSEGCKGLESVQFSGFSKVSDAGFASLLHSCKNLKNFEVRNSQSLSDLAFHDLAEAPCSLTELRILSCNLITSETVKKLAFSSKLEVLDLSGCRSIADSSFYSISSLKMLSTLDLAGADITDSGMSKLGQGSAPIQRLSLRGCRRVTDKGISQLVLSGGIVSKTLSSLDLGYMPYVSDKAAHAIATGGIAITELCIRSCFKVTDSSMEALARKGSLENGSRPIRRLDLVGCISLSVQSLQMLKKPLFRGLRWVGIGRTCLVDKGGSVLSEIYEERPWLTVCSGGCEMGCRDGWEYHGGS; this is translated from the exons ATGAATTATCGCACGCTCGAAGGCTTCCTCGGCCCGCATATTCGCGAGCTGAACTTGTTATGCTGCTCGGCAATGCCGCCGAGCGCTCTTGGCTCAATCGGCCGGAAATGCCCCAACTTGAT GGTGCTGGTGCTGGAGTGGGCAGAGCGTGGCTCATATGATGAATTCACTGGAAATTTTCATCAAATGTTAAGCTGTTGTGCATACTTGGAG TCTCTTTGTCTAAAGATTCGAGGTGTAGAAGGCCCTGAGTATGCCTTTTCCTCTGGAATCTGGCCCAAAAGTATCAAGGTCCTGAAGCTGCAGCCAGCGCTTGAAGATGATGTAATCAGTCTGGTGAAGGAAATAGCAAGAAATGAGAACTGGCCTGAGGTCATTAAGTTTCCCTCTCTGCCATCTACTTGCTTGCTTCAAAGCTTATCGCTTCATGTGAGGACCATATCAGACAAGCTTGTCACCACGATTGCTGAGTCCATGCCTTGTTTGTTGGAGTTGGAGCTTGAAGATAGGCCATGGAAAGACCCACTACCACATGGTGATTTGACCAATGTCGGGATTCAGTCTTTGGGCTCTTGCGATCAATTGAAAAGCCTTTCTCTTTCACGAAATAGACAAAATTGCCAGACATCTTTTAAAAGAGTCAATGACATGGGCATTTTCCTACTCTCTGAGGGCTGCAAGGGCCTAGAATCAGTACAGTTCTCTGGCTTTTCAAAAGTCAGTGATGCTGGTTTTGCATCACTTCTTCATTCTTGCAAGAACTTGAAGAACTTTGAGGTGCGCAACTCCCAGTCTTTGTCTGATTTGGCTTTCCATGATCTGGCTGAGGCCCCGTGTTCTTTGACCGAACTGAGAATTCTATCGTGCAATCTCATAACCAGCGAGACAGTTAAGAAGTTGGCATTCTCCAGTAAATTGGAGGTTCTTGATCTCTCGGGCTGCCGGAGCATAGCAGATTCAAGCTTTTATTCCATATCATCTCTTAAAATGCTGAGCACGTTGGATCTAGCTGGAGCAGATataacagatagtggcatgtcGAAACTTGGTCAAGGGAGTGCGCCTATTCAGCGTTTGTCCCTTAGAGGCTGTAGGAGGGTAACAGATAAAGGGATTTCTCAATTGGTGCTAAGTGGAGGGATCGTTAGCAAAACATTATCCAGCTTAGATTTGGGTTACATGCCATATGTGTCAGACAAAGCGGCACATGCTATTGCCACTGGTGGCATAGCCATCACGGAACTGTGCATCAGGTCTTGTTTCAAAGTCACCGACTCCTCGATGGAAGCTTTGGCAAGGAAGGGAAGTCTTGAAAATGGAAGTCGACCGATTAGGAGGCTTGATCTTGTCGGCTGCATCAGTTTGTCTGTTCAGTCGCTCCAGATGCTGAAAAAGCCTTTGTTTCGCGGGCTACGTTGGGTCGGCATTGGCCGCACTTGTCTGGTGGATAAAGGAGGGAGTGTCTTATCTGAAATTTACGAGGAACGGCCATGGTTGACCGTCTGTAGTGGCGGTTGCGAAATGGGATGTCGAGATGGGTGGGAGTATCATGGAGGATCTTAG
- the LOC104421511 gene encoding uncharacterized protein LOC104421511 isoform X2, protein MKKSGAAEKKRVRRTSAAVPSGGRDPNPDTPPGAAKRDVYQVFAEKLRDHKDLESRWAVLQETRVEYFRGKDFVNFLKNHPELKDILGSDQNLEIEDIGNALLRKKLLIRCDRVVKTVRPGKKKLSTWPAHLEMYHEHVFSDNDAFFAWTFEKRHPLWQTLLSFSWPVLTLAICLFPVYPHQCKILILYSCAGILLLILSLLFVRAAIFGALYIILGKRVWFFPNILAEEATLGELFRFWPSKDEEERPKWTTRLFYAIVAVVVILLLRHHAPDEAARARYQKRVFNIIDDVIEWSPRLALSGMMEKQPTVVNATEPNHNFTDGSKSSSDTGGGEASQEQSGDSGEKIEDSDAFQQPDNIEDSDVFQERDDHI, encoded by the exons ATGAAGAAATCGGGCGCGGCGGAGAAGAAGCGGGTGCGGCGGACGTCGGCGGCCGTCCCCAGCGGCGGCCGGGACCCCAATCCCGACACTCCTCCCGGg gCTGCAAAGAGGGATGTATATCAGGTGTTTGCTGAGAAGTTGAGGGATCACAAGGATTTGGAATCTAGGTGGGCGGTCTTACAGGAGACACGCGTGGAATATTTTAGAGGGAAGGATTTCGTTAATTTTCTGAAAAACCATCCAGAACTTAAAGATATTTTGGGGTCAGACCAAAATTTAGAAATCGAAGATATTGGGAATGCTTTGTTGAGAAAAAAGCTATTGATTCGATGTGACCGTGTGGTGAAAACTGTCCGTCCAGGGAAGAAAAAGTTGTCCACCTGGCCAGCACATTTAGAGATGTATCAT GAGCATGTATTTTCTGACAATGATGCCTTCTTTGCCTGGACGTTTGAGAAACGGCATCCATTATGGCAGACACTGCTCTCGTTCTCCTGGCCTGTGTTAACCCTGGCAATATGTTTATTTCCAGTGTATCCCCACCAATGCAAGATACTAATACTCTACTCCTGTGCCGGGATCCTGCTGCTAATACTATCCCTTTTGTTTG TTAGAGCTGCAATATTTGGTGCATTGTATATCATCCTTGGAAAGCGTGTTTGGTTTTTCCCTAATATTCTTGCTGAGGAAGCAACTCTTGGAGAACTATTCCGTTTCTGGCCCAGTAAAGATGAGGAGGAGCGACCGAAGTGGACAACCAGGCTCTTTTATGCAATAGTAGCAGTGGTGGTCATCTTGTTGCTTAGGCATCATGCCCCTGATGAGGCCGCTAGAGCCAG GTACCAGAAGCGGGTATTTAACATAATTGACGATGTTATTGAGTGGTCTCCGAGGTTGGCTCTTTCCGGCATGATGGAGAAGCAGCCTACGGTGGTCAACGCGACGGAGCCCAACCACAACTTCACAGATGGTAGTAAATCAAGCTCAGATACAGGAGGTGGTGAAGCCTCTCAAGAGCAAAGTGGGGACTCGGGTGAAAAGATAGAGGACTCTGATGCATTTCAGCAACCTGATAACATAGAGGACTCTGATGTATTTCAGGAACGCGATGATCATATATGA
- the LOC104421511 gene encoding uncharacterized protein LOC104421511 isoform X1: MKKSGAAEKKRVRRTSAAVPSGGRDPNPDTPPGKQAAKRDVYQVFAEKLRDHKDLESRWAVLQETRVEYFRGKDFVNFLKNHPELKDILGSDQNLEIEDIGNALLRKKLLIRCDRVVKTVRPGKKKLSTWPAHLEMYHEHVFSDNDAFFAWTFEKRHPLWQTLLSFSWPVLTLAICLFPVYPHQCKILILYSCAGILLLILSLLFVRAAIFGALYIILGKRVWFFPNILAEEATLGELFRFWPSKDEEERPKWTTRLFYAIVAVVVILLLRHHAPDEAARARYQKRVFNIIDDVIEWSPRLALSGMMEKQPTVVNATEPNHNFTDGSKSSSDTGGGEASQEQSGDSGEKIEDSDAFQQPDNIEDSDVFQERDDHI, encoded by the exons ATGAAGAAATCGGGCGCGGCGGAGAAGAAGCGGGTGCGGCGGACGTCGGCGGCCGTCCCCAGCGGCGGCCGGGACCCCAATCCCGACACTCCTCCCGGg aaacaggCTGCAAAGAGGGATGTATATCAGGTGTTTGCTGAGAAGTTGAGGGATCACAAGGATTTGGAATCTAGGTGGGCGGTCTTACAGGAGACACGCGTGGAATATTTTAGAGGGAAGGATTTCGTTAATTTTCTGAAAAACCATCCAGAACTTAAAGATATTTTGGGGTCAGACCAAAATTTAGAAATCGAAGATATTGGGAATGCTTTGTTGAGAAAAAAGCTATTGATTCGATGTGACCGTGTGGTGAAAACTGTCCGTCCAGGGAAGAAAAAGTTGTCCACCTGGCCAGCACATTTAGAGATGTATCAT GAGCATGTATTTTCTGACAATGATGCCTTCTTTGCCTGGACGTTTGAGAAACGGCATCCATTATGGCAGACACTGCTCTCGTTCTCCTGGCCTGTGTTAACCCTGGCAATATGTTTATTTCCAGTGTATCCCCACCAATGCAAGATACTAATACTCTACTCCTGTGCCGGGATCCTGCTGCTAATACTATCCCTTTTGTTTG TTAGAGCTGCAATATTTGGTGCATTGTATATCATCCTTGGAAAGCGTGTTTGGTTTTTCCCTAATATTCTTGCTGAGGAAGCAACTCTTGGAGAACTATTCCGTTTCTGGCCCAGTAAAGATGAGGAGGAGCGACCGAAGTGGACAACCAGGCTCTTTTATGCAATAGTAGCAGTGGTGGTCATCTTGTTGCTTAGGCATCATGCCCCTGATGAGGCCGCTAGAGCCAG GTACCAGAAGCGGGTATTTAACATAATTGACGATGTTATTGAGTGGTCTCCGAGGTTGGCTCTTTCCGGCATGATGGAGAAGCAGCCTACGGTGGTCAACGCGACGGAGCCCAACCACAACTTCACAGATGGTAGTAAATCAAGCTCAGATACAGGAGGTGGTGAAGCCTCTCAAGAGCAAAGTGGGGACTCGGGTGAAAAGATAGAGGACTCTGATGCATTTCAGCAACCTGATAACATAGAGGACTCTGATGTATTTCAGGAACGCGATGATCATATATGA